GCAATGTAGGAAAAACTTGAGGGTGGAGGGACTAAGAATGTTACGGAGTGTTGGTGATAGTTGATTAGTTGCTAAATAGTTGCATGACCAATGATGATAGTAGAATACAGTTAAGTATGAAACATGAGCTTTTATCGACTCACTAGGTATATGTTCTTCGGTCAATAGAATCTTTTTGTGTACGTGACACCAATACTTCTAATACCATATTCTGTATTCGGTAATCATTTTTATAGAAGTGATGGTTTAGAACATAAAGGATATGAAGTTATTCGTTTCAGTTAGTTTCTACCTGAGAAGGGCATGTATACAATTGCCGTGGGAAAATAATTTGTTAAGAAAAGTAGACAACCCTGCTTTTAGTTAGATCATACAGATTAATTCACTTTTCTCTGTAAAACTAATTATAGCATAGTAGTACATGGAAAAGACCTAAGTTTATTGTTAATCAAGTTAAAAAAATGATGTCAGGACAGTTCTCCGAGCAGATACGCAATCTAGCTGGAACATCACTGTTTGGCATGCCACAACAGCAGAACATAATGCATAGCTCTGGAGGTTCACACAATACATACATCATGGAGCCTGATTTTTTAAAGGCTCGACAATTCATACAAGAGAGAATGTAAGCTCtttctttacatgttatgtatATCATCTATTCCATAAGTTATAAAATGGGCTTTGCAAGTGTATTTTTTGCATGTACGTGCTTGTGTGCATGTGCATGCACTCATATGTGTAGAGGTACATGGGTCATGGCTTCACCAGGAATAAAGAAAGCGTTTACACTTTAGAGTATTAGTCTACCTGTATTACACCTGACAATGCAAATGACATACTTAACGTGATTCATGTGTGCAAACGTAGAAGCATATATACTCATGTATGATCTAGAACATGAATGTCTGCTGAGTGACCCATATATATGTTTCCCATAGAGCATACTTGATACTATGTACTTGAGGTAATTGCAAGACCTACTTAACTTTTGATCTCACTCTGCAGTCTTAACACATAATATGTCATTACACATACTATGAACTAGACACTTATATATTTGGTTATGAATGATATTTGGCCATTGACGGGAAAAATTAGAACAAGAAGGTAATAACGAAATCGGTATTATTCTAAAACTTGTTGTTTTGGGCATCTCTAGCTGTTTATAGTCTTATAGTAAAGTAACCTTGCGTGCCATGTTGAATATAAACCGGTGACATTCATCAGACTACAATATATTTGTGCTAAGCTAGCATTTTTCTACATATTATTGCACCCTTGATATTTTCTATTTAGATGTTTAAACTCTTACACTTTTGTCATATGCTTCTGCAGCTATGACTTAATGAGGCGGCAACAGACTCAGGCGGTAGCTCCTGAAAAGGTGATGGACATCGTTAGACGCTTAGATGAAGGCCTGTTAAAAACTGCAACCACTGAGGTTTTAGTTAAATTCACCCATCTGTCTAATTCTGTTTAGTCATGTCTATACTCCAATACTTGGAGGcccttcatttttctttacgtaGATTTTATTGAAAGAGTATAATTgtctttaatataatataatttttcattttaggAAGAATACATGAATTTGGACACACTGGAAACCCGTTTACGTATTTTGAATAAAAAGCTCCAGTTGAgtaatcaaaatcaacaatatCATCAGCAAGGAAATACTTCTGTTCCTATGGGAACTATGATTCCAAATCCTAGCATGCCTCAAAGTGGGAATTCAAGTATAATGGTTTCCAGTGAGACATACAAGGGTTCATTGGGTTCATCTGATGGTAAACTTTGCCtcatgtttttcctttttttgtaTTACTAATTTTCTTCTGATCTACATTACAGttggatctgataatgcaggaGGTTTGACTAATGGTTATCAACATTCCAAATCAAGTTACCCTAACAATCCAGGAGGACACAGTTTGATTTCATCAATGGGTGCACAAAGGATGTCCAGTCAAATGATACCTACTCCTGGATTTTATAACAGTAATAGCACAAGTAACCAGTCTTGCATGAATATGGTTTCTCCTGACAGTGTTGTTGGACCACCAACTATTGACTCTACAATGGCATCTCAACCACTGCAACAGAAGCAGCAAGTTGGTGGGCAGAACAGCCGCATATTTCATAACTTGGTGAGCCATTTGGGTGCGAAAATTAGTTCTAGTATACATCAGAGAGCTCATGGGTTTCCGAATGGTACTATAAACAGTGGTCTAGGAAATTTGGGAAATAATTTACCGCCGGTGAATGGTCCAGGAACCTCAGAAAGCTATGTGACAGCTTGTCATTATGCGAAGTCTCACAGAACACTACCACAGCATTTTAATCAGCAGATGTCACAGGGTACTCTCTTTTTACGCGCATTTACATGTACATATATGCAACAAATACATgtaattatgtttgtttatatcttttaattatactTTGCAGGTGATGGTTATGTACATAGCACTGATTCTGGGGAAAAATTTGTTCCCACAGCTTCAGTTACCTCAATGAAGAATAATCAGAACATAAACCCAGTAAGCTTTAATGTACTGCATAAAGCAAACTCTCCCTTGTTGGTCAATCAATCAAATTTGGTCACTAGTCAACAGGCGCCGAACATTAAATCTTCAGTTAATCGATCACAAAAGATGGATATTCGGTCGCAACACTCGCTCCACAAGAGCGCTGTGCAATCTCAGCAGCCTGTTCATATTCAGCAACAATTTCTTCCAAGTCAATCAAAGAAGCAAAATCTGATCTCTGATCAGTTTGAGTCTTCCAAAACAGCTAATCACTTTCAAGGGAACTCACAAGAGGACCAGTTTGTTGGTGACGCTCAAAATGATCTTTCTTGGCCGGTAGGAACTCAACCTGGGTCTGGAATGCAGGGTCAACGCCATTCAAGATCTCAAGAAGTGCTTCATATGACCAGTCACGTGTCAGGCCACAATGTCCAAGAAGAATTCAGCCGAAGAATAGTGTGTCAAGATCAAGCTCAGAAGaataatctttcttcaaaaggATCTATTACTAATCAAAGTGGTGCCAATAGATCAGTAGACCCACCAAACTCTGGTGCTATCTGTAAATCTACTGATTCAAAACGTGAATGGCAGGTTACTTTTCAACAAAGATGGCTAATATTCTTGCGACATGCTAGTAACTGTGTACCTCTGACAGGAAAATGTTCAGAAATCTATTGCATCACTGCTAAACAGTTATTGAGCCATATGGTATCATGTAATAATCGTGTTCAATGTCAATATCCCCGTTGTCGGATGACAACACGTTTATTTTGTCATACAAAGCATTGTAGGGATCTTAGATGTCCTGTTTGCGCTCCTGTAAAGCGTTATTGGCAACGGAAAGGGGCCTCAAGTGAACATCACTGCGGTGGAACAGGTAAGCATACCATGCAAAGGAGTCCATCTGTTTTCGAAACTTCAGAAGATCTATATCCAactttgaaaaaaatcaaaatagaacCGTCGTCAGAGTCGTTAGCTCCAGAAAGTGAAAATCCTTCCATACTAGTTCCTGTAACTAGTGCATCTGAACTTCAGAATGAAATTGTGGACACACATACTCCAACAAAATCTGAGGTCATTGGGGTAAAGTTAGAAATTCCCACTAGTTCAGTGCATGAGAGTCCCAAGAAGGATTACATGGAAGGTTCTGAAAACCAGAAGTCTGTAGGTGCTCCAGTTTTGCCTAATAATGTCAATGGTTTTCCTAAGCTGGAAGTTGTTAAAACTGAGAAAGAGGTCATTAAAACTGAGAAAGAGGTTGTTAAAACTGAGAAAGAGGTCGTTAAAACTGAGAAAGAGGTCGTTAAAACTGAGAAAGAGGTTGTTAAATCTGAGAAAGAGGTCATTAAAACTGAGAAAGAGGTGGGTCAACAGAAACTGGAAAATCCAGCACTTCCTGCTGAGACTGCTACTGGAACTAAATCTGGAAAGGCAGATATAAAGGGAGTATCAATGATAGAGTTATTTACACCAGAGCAGGTCCGGGAGCATATTTCTGGTCTCAGGCAGTGGGTAGGCCAGGTGAGATATCTCGAGTGTCATTGTATCACTTTGACTGTGctctaaatttttaatttttgaaatttatgttGGGTATTTATCTTTCATTACAGAGCAAAACGAAAGTAGAAAAGAATCAAGCTTTGAAACACTCGATGAGTGAGAATTCCTGTCAACTATGTGCAGTAGAAAGGCTGAGTTTTGAACCACCACCTATATATTGCACACCTTGTGGTGCTCGCATCAAAAGAAATGCAATGTTCTACACTGCTGGGACTGGTGATACTCTGCACTACATTTGTGTTTCTTGCTACAGTGATGTCCGTGGAGACACTATCAGTGTTGATGGAACCGATATTTCGAAAGCTCGAttggagaaaaagaaaaatgacgAGGAGACTGAAGAATGGGTatattatataagtttatatgtagacatacatatgtatgtatttgcatGATTGTTGGAATGCGTTACTAACTCTTGTGGCTTTCTGCAGTGGGTTCAATGTGACAAGTGTGAAGCATGGCAACATCAAATATGTGCTTTATTCAATGGTAAAAGAAATGATGGTGGAGAAGCAGAGTACACTTGTCCAAATTGTTATATAGAAGAGGTTGAAAGAGGAGAACGGAAGCCATTACCACAGAGTGCTGTGCTTGGAGCAAAGGATTTACCTCGAACGATACTCAGCGATCACATAGA
The Erigeron canadensis isolate Cc75 chromosome 2, C_canadensis_v1, whole genome shotgun sequence DNA segment above includes these coding regions:
- the LOC122586945 gene encoding histone acetyltransferase HAC1-like isoform X1; its protein translation is MSGQFSEQIRNLAGTSLFGMPQQQNIMHSSGGSHNTYIMEPDFLKARQFIQERIYDLMRRQQTQAVAPEKVMDIVRRLDEGLLKTATTEEEYMNLDTLETRLRILNKKLQLSNQNQQYHQQGNTSVPMGTMIPNPSMPQSGNSSIMVSSETYKGSLGSSDVGSDNAGGLTNGYQHSKSSYPNNPGGHSLISSMGAQRMSSQMIPTPGFYNSNSTSNQSCMNMVSPDSVVGPPTIDSTMASQPLQQKQQVGGQNSRIFHNLVSHLGAKISSSIHQRAHGFPNGTINSGLGNLGNNLPPVNGPGTSESYVTACHYAKSHRTLPQHFNQQMSQGDGYVHSTDSGEKFVPTASVTSMKNNQNINPVSFNVLHKANSPLLVNQSNLVTSQQAPNIKSSVNRSQKMDIRSQHSLHKSAVQSQQPVHIQQQFLPSQSKKQNLISDQFESSKTANHFQGNSQEDQFVGDAQNDLSWPVGTQPGSGMQGQRHSRSQEVLHMTSHVSGHNVQEEFSRRIVCQDQAQKNNLSSKGSITNQSGANRSVDPPNSGAICKSTDSKREWQVTFQQRWLIFLRHASNCVPLTGKCSEIYCITAKQLLSHMVSCNNRVQCQYPRCRMTTRLFCHTKHCRDLRCPVCAPVKRYWQRKGASSEHHCGGTGKHTMQRSPSVFETSEDLYPTLKKIKIEPSSESLAPESENPSILVPVTSASELQNEIVDTHTPTKSEVIGVKLEIPTSSVHESPKKDYMEGSENQKSVGAPVLPNNVNGFPKLEVVKTEKEVIKTEKEVVKTEKEVVKTEKEVVKTEKEVVKSEKEVIKTEKEVGQQKLENPALPAETATGTKSGKADIKGVSMIELFTPEQVREHISGLRQWVGQSKTKVEKNQALKHSMSENSCQLCAVERLSFEPPPIYCTPCGARIKRNAMFYTAGTGDTLHYICVSCYSDVRGDTISVDGTDISKARLEKKKNDEETEEWWVQCDKCEAWQHQICALFNGKRNDGGEAEYTCPNCYIEEVERGERKPLPQSAVLGAKDLPRTILSDHIENRLFAKLKQERLDRATFHGKSYDEVPGAEALVVRVVSSVDKKLEVKQCFLEIFQDENYPVEFGYKSKVVLLFQKIEGVEVCLFGMYVQEFGADCEQPNHRRVYLSYLDSVKYFRPEIRTVTGEALRTFVYHEILIGYLEYCKLRGFTSCYIWACPPLKGEDYILYCHPEIQKTPKSDKLREWYLSMLRKATKENIVVDLTNLYDHFFVSSGECKAKVTAARLPYFDGDYWPGAAEDIIDRFHHEEEGRKQNKKGSLKKTMTKRAMKASGQTDLSGNLSKDLLLMNRLGDSISPMKEDFIMVHFQHSCTRCCMLMVSGKRWVCSQCKKFQLCDKCYEIEQKLEDRERHPINHREKHPLYPIEINDVSEDTKDKDEILESEFFDTRQAFLSLCQGNHYQYETLRRAKHSSMMVLYHLHNPTAPAFVTTCNRCHLDIETGQGWRCDVCPDFDVCNNCYYKEGGIDHPHKLTHHPSIAERDAQNKEARQQRVVQLRKMLDLLIHASQCRSPLCQYHNCRKVKGLFRHGTQCKLRASGGCLLCKRMWYMLHLHSRACKDSQCTVPRCRDLKVHSRRLQQQSDSRRRAAVMEMMRQRAAEVGCSRS
- the LOC122586945 gene encoding histone acetyltransferase HAC1-like isoform X2, with product MSGQFSEQIRNLAGTSLFGMPQQQNIMHSSGGSHNTYIMEPDFLKARQFIQERIYDLMRRQQTQAVAPEKVMDIVRRLDEGLLKTATTEEEYMNLDTLETRLRILNKKLQLSNQNQQYHQQGNTSVPMGTMIPNPSMPQSGNSSIMVSSETYKGSLGSSDGGLTNGYQHSKSSYPNNPGGHSLISSMGAQRMSSQMIPTPGFYNSNSTSNQSCMNMVSPDSVVGPPTIDSTMASQPLQQKQQVGGQNSRIFHNLVSHLGAKISSSIHQRAHGFPNGTINSGLGNLGNNLPPVNGPGTSESYVTACHYAKSHRTLPQHFNQQMSQGDGYVHSTDSGEKFVPTASVTSMKNNQNINPVSFNVLHKANSPLLVNQSNLVTSQQAPNIKSSVNRSQKMDIRSQHSLHKSAVQSQQPVHIQQQFLPSQSKKQNLISDQFESSKTANHFQGNSQEDQFVGDAQNDLSWPVGTQPGSGMQGQRHSRSQEVLHMTSHVSGHNVQEEFSRRIVCQDQAQKNNLSSKGSITNQSGANRSVDPPNSGAICKSTDSKREWQVTFQQRWLIFLRHASNCVPLTGKCSEIYCITAKQLLSHMVSCNNRVQCQYPRCRMTTRLFCHTKHCRDLRCPVCAPVKRYWQRKGASSEHHCGGTGKHTMQRSPSVFETSEDLYPTLKKIKIEPSSESLAPESENPSILVPVTSASELQNEIVDTHTPTKSEVIGVKLEIPTSSVHESPKKDYMEGSENQKSVGAPVLPNNVNGFPKLEVVKTEKEVIKTEKEVVKTEKEVVKTEKEVVKTEKEVVKSEKEVIKTEKEVGQQKLENPALPAETATGTKSGKADIKGVSMIELFTPEQVREHISGLRQWVGQSKTKVEKNQALKHSMSENSCQLCAVERLSFEPPPIYCTPCGARIKRNAMFYTAGTGDTLHYICVSCYSDVRGDTISVDGTDISKARLEKKKNDEETEEWWVQCDKCEAWQHQICALFNGKRNDGGEAEYTCPNCYIEEVERGERKPLPQSAVLGAKDLPRTILSDHIENRLFAKLKQERLDRATFHGKSYDEVPGAEALVVRVVSSVDKKLEVKQCFLEIFQDENYPVEFGYKSKVVLLFQKIEGVEVCLFGMYVQEFGADCEQPNHRRVYLSYLDSVKYFRPEIRTVTGEALRTFVYHEILIGYLEYCKLRGFTSCYIWACPPLKGEDYILYCHPEIQKTPKSDKLREWYLSMLRKATKENIVVDLTNLYDHFFVSSGECKAKVTAARLPYFDGDYWPGAAEDIIDRFHHEEEGRKQNKKGSLKKTMTKRAMKASGQTDLSGNLSKDLLLMNRLGDSISPMKEDFIMVHFQHSCTRCCMLMVSGKRWVCSQCKKFQLCDKCYEIEQKLEDRERHPINHREKHPLYPIEINDVSEDTKDKDEILESEFFDTRQAFLSLCQGNHYQYETLRRAKHSSMMVLYHLHNPTAPAFVTTCNRCHLDIETGQGWRCDVCPDFDVCNNCYYKEGGIDHPHKLTHHPSIAERDAQNKEARQQRVVQLRKMLDLLIHASQCRSPLCQYHNCRKVKGLFRHGTQCKLRASGGCLLCKRMWYMLHLHSRACKDSQCTVPRCRDLKVHSRRLQQQSDSRRRAAVMEMMRQRAAEVGCSRS
- the LOC122586945 gene encoding histone acetyltransferase HAC1-like isoform X3 gives rise to the protein MPQQQNIMHSSGGSHNTYIMEPDFLKARQFIQERIYDLMRRQQTQAVAPEKVMDIVRRLDEGLLKTATTEEEYMNLDTLETRLRILNKKLQLSNQNQQYHQQGNTSVPMGTMIPNPSMPQSGNSSIMVSSETYKGSLGSSDVGSDNAGGLTNGYQHSKSSYPNNPGGHSLISSMGAQRMSSQMIPTPGFYNSNSTSNQSCMNMVSPDSVVGPPTIDSTMASQPLQQKQQVGGQNSRIFHNLVSHLGAKISSSIHQRAHGFPNGTINSGLGNLGNNLPPVNGPGTSESYVTACHYAKSHRTLPQHFNQQMSQGDGYVHSTDSGEKFVPTASVTSMKNNQNINPVSFNVLHKANSPLLVNQSNLVTSQQAPNIKSSVNRSQKMDIRSQHSLHKSAVQSQQPVHIQQQFLPSQSKKQNLISDQFESSKTANHFQGNSQEDQFVGDAQNDLSWPVGTQPGSGMQGQRHSRSQEVLHMTSHVSGHNVQEEFSRRIVCQDQAQKNNLSSKGSITNQSGANRSVDPPNSGAICKSTDSKREWQVTFQQRWLIFLRHASNCVPLTGKCSEIYCITAKQLLSHMVSCNNRVQCQYPRCRMTTRLFCHTKHCRDLRCPVCAPVKRYWQRKGASSEHHCGGTGKHTMQRSPSVFETSEDLYPTLKKIKIEPSSESLAPESENPSILVPVTSASELQNEIVDTHTPTKSEVIGVKLEIPTSSVHESPKKDYMEGSENQKSVGAPVLPNNVNGFPKLEVVKTEKEVIKTEKEVVKTEKEVVKTEKEVVKTEKEVVKSEKEVIKTEKEVGQQKLENPALPAETATGTKSGKADIKGVSMIELFTPEQVREHISGLRQWVGQSKTKVEKNQALKHSMSENSCQLCAVERLSFEPPPIYCTPCGARIKRNAMFYTAGTGDTLHYICVSCYSDVRGDTISVDGTDISKARLEKKKNDEETEEWWVQCDKCEAWQHQICALFNGKRNDGGEAEYTCPNCYIEEVERGERKPLPQSAVLGAKDLPRTILSDHIENRLFAKLKQERLDRATFHGKSYDEVPGAEALVVRVVSSVDKKLEVKQCFLEIFQDENYPVEFGYKSKVVLLFQKIEGVEVCLFGMYVQEFGADCEQPNHRRVYLSYLDSVKYFRPEIRTVTGEALRTFVYHEILIGYLEYCKLRGFTSCYIWACPPLKGEDYILYCHPEIQKTPKSDKLREWYLSMLRKATKENIVVDLTNLYDHFFVSSGECKAKVTAARLPYFDGDYWPGAAEDIIDRFHHEEEGRKQNKKGSLKKTMTKRAMKASGQTDLSGNLSKDLLLMNRLGDSISPMKEDFIMVHFQHSCTRCCMLMVSGKRWVCSQCKKFQLCDKCYEIEQKLEDRERHPINHREKHPLYPIEINDVSEDTKDKDEILESEFFDTRQAFLSLCQGNHYQYETLRRAKHSSMMVLYHLHNPTAPAFVTTCNRCHLDIETGQGWRCDVCPDFDVCNNCYYKEGGIDHPHKLTHHPSIAERDAQNKEARQQRVVQLRKMLDLLIHASQCRSPLCQYHNCRKVKGLFRHGTQCKLRASGGCLLCKRMWYMLHLHSRACKDSQCTVPRCRDLKVHSRRLQQQSDSRRRAAVMEMMRQRAAEVGCSRS